The Ascaphus truei isolate aAscTru1 chromosome 11, aAscTru1.hap1, whole genome shotgun sequence genome includes a window with the following:
- the VASN gene encoding vasorin, producing the protein MQYLRVWTLLLTAAHCVLIGGCPAGCQCNQPHTVFCLSRKSPSFPRGLAHDTASLYVFENNISSLDEDSFSGLRELQLLDLSQNHLSSLPGGIFRSLANLSNLDLSSNQLSEISAETFQGLARLERLYLNGNHIRNIHPEAFRGLESLLELKLRNNQLVAPPAFSLPHLLLLDLSYNTIPVIQPGVFHAANIETLHLAGLGLKEVPEDLLTGLKNLHELDISNNQLDKLPLGLRGLTKLSLAGNVGISQLLPDDFSALPGLQEVDLSSLSLRALPRGLFRSSPRLRAVSLAQNPFNCVCPLGWLAEWLRVSGVTLLRPDETRCHFPPKNAGKTLRQLRDSEYGCPPPTTIAVPSTTGPGSTTEAPRLTEPLDKEETTTAPAFFHHQAEEDLTSPAQFSIEDQLCPPDICLNGGSCHLDPTGQLECACPLGFSGLYCETSPIIPVPAAVTERPPARLHVLEVTGSSLRVDLQSYSQSKDQLRGIRLTLHNLSGSDRRPVVLNLPPTLSEYTVRGLAPNCTYWLCLGSQSEEELCTEAQTAGESRQASAHVTQSRDGGLTLVLVPAVAAGILLSVVAASAACYARRRRGKGQAGVDGGPLEMDGVKTGLDGMGELRKLSEGPAGPERGGGESQEPLMEPVRVGNNNDASMGRLPHSYF; encoded by the coding sequence ATGCAGTATCTGCGTGTATGGACCCTTCTGCTGACCGCTGCACACTGCGTCCTGATTGGGGGCTGCCCAGCTGGCTGCCAGTGCAACCAACCCCACACCGTCTTCTGCCTGTCTCGCAAAAGCCCCAGCTTCCCCCGGGGCCTCGCCCACGACACTGCCAGCCTGTACGTCTTTGAGAACAACATCAGCTCCCTAGATGAGGACAGCTTCTCAGGTCTAAGGGAACTGCAGCTCCTGGACCTGTCTCAGAACCACCTATCCAGTCTGCCCGGCGGCATCTTCCGGAGCTTGGCCAACCTCAGTAACCTGGACCTCTCTTCTAACCAGCTGAGCGAGATCTCCGCTGAGACCTTCCAGGGCCTGGCCCGGCTGGAGAGGCTGTACTTAAATGGGAACCACATCCGGAACATCCACCCGGAGGCCTTCCGAGGCCTGGAGAGCCTGCTGGAGCTCAAACTGAGGAACAACCAGCTTGTGGCCCCTCCGGCATTTTCCCTGCCTCACCTCCTGCTCCTGGATCTCAGCTACAATACCATCCCTGTCATCCAGCCTGGGGTTTTCCATGCGGCCAATATCGAGACTCTGCATCTGGCGGGTCTTGGATTGAAGGAGGTACCAGAGGATCTGTTGACTGGGCTTAAGAACCTTCATGAGTTGGATATCTCTAATAACCAGCTAGACAAACTGCCCCTTGGCCTGCGTGGCCTTACCAAGCTCAGCCTGGCTGGTAATGTGGGCATCTCTCAGCTCCTCCCTGATGACTTTTCGGCCCTCCCTGGGCTCCAAGAGGTGGATCTGAGCAGTCTCAGCCTGCGTGCACTGCCGAGGGGCCTGTTCCGCTCCTCTCCGCGCCTGCGAGCAGTCAGCCTGGCCCAAAATCCTTTCAACTGTGTGTGCCCACTTGGCTGGCTAGCGGAGTGGCTGAGGGTCAGCGGGGTCACCTTGCTGCGTCCAGATGAGACCCGCTGCCACTTCCCACCCAAGAACGCTGGCAAAACCCTGCGCCAGCTGCGGGATTCTGAGTACGGGTGCCCACCTCCCACCACCATCGCTGTGCCCTCCACCACAGGGCCCGGCAGCACTACTGAGGCACCAAGACTCACTGAACCCTTGGATAAAGAAGAAACCACCACTGCCCCTGCCTTCTTCCATCACCAGGCAGAAGAGGACCTCACTTCTCCAGCCCAATTCAGCATAGAGGACCAGCTGTGCCCACCCGACATCTGCCTAAACGGGGGCTCCTGCCACCTGGATCCGACTGGGCAACTGGAGTGTGCGTGCCCGCTCGGATTCTCTGGACTGTACTGTGAGACCAGCCCCATCATACCCGTTCCTGCTGCTGTTACCGAGCGGCCTCCAGCACGGCTACATGTCCTGGAAGTGACCGGCAGTTCCCTCCGAGTGGATCTTCAAAGCTACAGCCAGAGCAAAGACCAGCTGCGGGGAATCCGACTAACCCTGCATAACCTCTCCGGGTCGGACCGCCGTCCAGTCGTTCTTAACCTGCCTCCGACTCTGTCAGAGTACACCGTGAGGGGCCTGGCACCCAACTGCACCTACTGGCTGTGCCTTGGCTCACAGAGTGAGGAGGAACTGTGCACCGAGGCTCAAACTGCGGGAGAATCCCGCCAAGCCAGCGCCCATGTCACACAGTCCAGGGACGGGGGTCTCACCCTAGTGCTGGTGCCAGCGGTGGCCGCAGGGATCTTGCTGTCGGTGGTTGCAGCCAGCGCGGCGTGCTACGCCAGGAGACGCCGAGGGAAGGGGCAAGCGGGAGTGGACGGGGGTCCACTGGAGATGGATGGGGTGAAAACAGGACTGGATGGGATGGGGGAATTGAGAAAACTGTCAGAGGGACCGGCTGggccagagaggggaggaggggagtcgCAGGAGCCATTGATGGAGCCTGTACGAGTGGGGAACAATAACGATGCGTCCATGGGACGGCTCCCTCATTCGTACTTCTGA